A genome region from Strigops habroptila isolate Jane chromosome 12, bStrHab1.2.pri, whole genome shotgun sequence includes the following:
- the SLC6A7 gene encoding sodium-dependent proline transporter, with amino-acid sequence MKKIRKQHLREPVTPELLVSPSSQEGDLGSECPEDRGNWTGRLDFLLSCIGYCVGLGNVWRFPYRAYTNGGGAFLVPYFIMLAICGIPIFFMELSLGQFSSLGPLAVWKISPLFKGVGMGTILIVSLVAIYYNMIIAYVLFYLFASLTSDLPWQHCGNWWNTNLCLDHHVIKAGNTTFPVNITNTVSPSEEYWSRYVLHIQGSSGIGDPGKIRWNLCLCLLLSWTIVYLCILKGVKSSGKVVYFTATFPYLILVMLLIRGVTLEGAWKGIRFYLTPQFDHLLSSKVWIEAALQIFYSLGVGFGGLLTFASYNTFHQNIYRDTFIVTLGNAMTSILAGFAIFSVLGYMSQELGVPVNQVAKAGPGLAFVVYPQAMTMLPLSPFWSFLFFFMLLTLGLDSQFAFMETIVTAATDEFPYYLRPKKASFSAVICIALFLMGLILTTEGGMYWLVLLDDYSAGFGVMVVVITTCLVVTRVYGIKRFCRDIHMMLGFKPGPYFRACWMVLSPATMMALLVYNIVKYQPSEYGNYRFPAWAEVLGILMGVLSCLMIPIGMVVAVLQEEGTLWERVQQASRPAMGWGPSLEENRTGMYVASLAGSQSPKPLMVHMRKYGGITSYENTAIEVDREMEEEEESMM; translated from the exons CCGGTGACCCCAGAGCTCCTGGTGagccccagcagccaggagggaGACCTGGGCTCCGAGTGTCCAGAGGACAGAGGGAACTGGACGGGGCGGCTGgatttcctcctctcctgcattGGATACTGTGTGGGCCTCGGAAACGTCTGGAGGTTCCCCTACAGGGCTTACACCAATGGAGGAG GAGCTTTCTTGGTTCCTTACTTCATCATGCTGGCCATCTGCGGGATCCCCATCTTCTTCATGGAGCTGTCACTTGGCCAGTTCTCCAGCCTGGGGCCGCTCGCTGTCTGGAAGATAAGCCCTCTCTTTAAAG gCGTTGGCATGGGCACGATCCTCATCGTCTCCCTGGTGGCCATTTACTACAATATGATCATTGCTTACGTTCTCTTCTACCTCTTTGCATCCCTCACAAGCGACTTGCCCTGGCAGCACTGTGGCAACTGGTGGAACACCAACCTGTGCCTGGACCACCACGTCATCAAGGCGGGGAACACCACCTTCCCCGTCAACATCACCAACACCGTCAGCCCCAGCGAGGAGTACTGGAG CCGGTACGTCCTGCACATCCAAGGGAGCTCTGGGATCGGAGATCCCGGGAAGATCCGCTGGAACTTGTGTCTGTGCCTGCTCCTTTCTTGGACTATTGTCTATCTGTGCATCCTAAAGGGAGTAAAATCCTCTGGCAAG GTCGTGTACTTCACCGCCACCTTCCCCTACCTCATCCTGGTGATGCTGCTCATCCGTGGTGTGACCCTGGAGGGGGCCTGGAAGGGGATCCGGTTTTACCTCACGCCCCAGTTCGATCACCTGCTGTCTTCCAAG GTGTGGATCGAGGCTGCCCTGCAGATTTTCTACTCCCTCGGGGTAGGCTTTGGGGGCCTCCTCACCTTCGCCTCCTACAACACCTTCCATCAGAATATCTACAG AGACACCTTCATAGTGACCCTGGGCAATGCCATGACCAGCATCCTGGCAGGGTTTGCCATCTTCTCCGTTTTGGGATACATGTCCCAGGAGCTTGGAGTCCCTGTTAACCAGGTGGCAAAAGCAG GTCCTGGCCTGGCTTTTGTGGTGTACCCCCAGGCCATGACAATGCTCCCTCTTTCTCCATTCTGGTCTTTCCTGTTCTTCTTCATGCTGTTAACCTTGGGCCTGGACAGCCAG TTTGCCTTTATGGAGACCATCGTTACAGCAGCCACAGATGAATTCCCCTATTACCTGAGGCCAAAGAAAGCTTCATTCTCGGCTGTCATCTGCATCGCCCTCTTCCTGATGGGGCTCATCCTCACAACGGAG GGTGGGATGTACTGGCTGGTCCTACTGGATGACTACAGCGCTGGCTTTGGTGTCATGGTGGTGGTGATCACTACCTGCCTCGTGGTGACACGTGTTTATG GCATAAAGAGGTTCTGTCGAGATATACACATGATGCTGGGCTTCAAACCAGGGCCCTACTTCAGAGCCTGCTGGATGGTCCTGTCCCCGGCAACAATGATG GCTCTGCTGGTGTACAACATCGTCAAGTACCAGCCCTCCGAGTACGGCAACTACCGCTTCCCCGCCTGGGCTGAGGTCCTGGGCATCCTCATGGGAGTCCTCTCCTGCCTGATGATTCCCATCGGCATGGTGGTGGCTGTGCTCCAAGAAGAAGGAACACTGTGGGAG CGGGTGCAGCAGGCCAGCCGgcctgccatgggctggggcCCATCGCTGGAGGAGAACCGCACGGGGATGTACGTGGCGAGCCTGGCCGGCAGCCAGTCCCCCAAGCCCCTCATGGTCCACATGCGGAA